The Candidatus Polarisedimenticolia bacterium genome window below encodes:
- a CDS encoding GTP-binding protein gives MGKEKFQRTKPHVNVGTIGHVDHGKTTLTSAITMVLNKKFPKILVRS, from the coding sequence ATGGGTAAAGAGAAATTTCAGAGGACGAAGCCGCACGTGAACGTGGGGACGATTGGTCACGTGGACCACGGGAAGACGACGCTGACGTCGGCGATCACGATGGTGCTGAACAAGAAGTTCCCGAAGATTCTGGTGCGGTCG